From candidate division KSB1 bacterium, the proteins below share one genomic window:
- a CDS encoding PorV/PorQ family protein → MKAFTIWSIVIGLMLLGASPFCYAQKPHRVGTTTADFLAIGFGSAGVAMGDAYVSMATDLSSAYWNPAGLSYMEQNEALFTYQPWIADITTSFTAVGLVLQNLGTFSLSLVQANFGEMEVTNLTMQEGTGELFSANDFAVSLSFGRRLANWFAFGASAKYISSRIWHTSANAFAVDLGVIVNTRFFSPTGKNEDGMNIGMSISNYGTKMKYDGMDLLHPIDIAPYEQGNYRDVPGKFSLQGWELPLIFRIGVSVNPLVMGQHRLTLSADALHPNNNMESVNIGAQYQINLPTTGDFYLRAGYKALFLDDSEYGLSFGGGVLLHMMHNIGLKIDYAYRGVGILGKTHSYSIGILF, encoded by the coding sequence ATGAAAGCATTTACGATATGGTCAATCGTCATCGGTCTAATGTTGTTGGGGGCATCCCCCTTCTGTTATGCGCAAAAGCCCCATCGCGTGGGAACGACCACTGCGGATTTTTTGGCGATCGGTTTCGGAAGCGCTGGAGTAGCCATGGGCGATGCTTATGTGAGCATGGCAACAGATCTCTCCTCGGCCTATTGGAACCCAGCCGGTTTGTCCTACATGGAGCAGAATGAGGCACTATTCACTTATCAGCCATGGATCGCCGATATCACTACCAGCTTCACTGCAGTTGGGCTTGTGCTGCAAAATCTGGGGACATTTTCATTATCGCTTGTCCAAGCCAACTTTGGTGAGATGGAGGTGACCAATCTCACCATGCAGGAAGGAACTGGAGAGCTATTTTCTGCCAATGATTTCGCCGTCAGTTTGTCCTTTGGTCGCAGACTGGCGAACTGGTTCGCTTTCGGTGCATCAGCGAAATATATCTCATCCCGCATCTGGCATACCAGCGCCAATGCCTTTGCTGTTGACCTGGGTGTGATCGTCAATACCCGGTTTTTCTCTCCCACAGGCAAAAACGAGGACGGGATGAACATCGGCATGAGCATCTCCAATTATGGCACCAAGATGAAATATGATGGCATGGATCTGTTGCATCCAATCGATATTGCGCCCTACGAGCAAGGCAATTATCGTGATGTCCCAGGAAAATTTAGCCTGCAGGGGTGGGAATTACCGTTGATCTTTCGTATTGGAGTATCAGTGAATCCGCTGGTGATGGGGCAACATCGACTAACACTCTCTGCTGATGCGCTCCATCCAAATAACAACATGGAATCGGTCAACATCGGAGCGCAATATCAAATCAACCTGCCCACGACCGGCGATTTTTACCTGCGCGCAGGCTACAAGGCACTGTTTTTGGATGATTCTGAATATGGCCTGTCATTCGGCGGCGGCGTCTTGTTGCATATGATGCACAATATTGGGCTAAAAATCGATTACGCTTATCGCGGCGTAGGCATATTGGGAAAAACTCATTCTTATTCCATTGGCATATTGTTCTAA
- a CDS encoding TonB-dependent receptor, producing the protein MKTKKFLTIWFLLVPCLVFSIISRGLAQTTGKIAGKVHDIDTKEPLVGANVVIEGTTMGAAAGLDGSFFIINVPPGIYNLKITMIGYEAVRIEGLQVSVNRTSYVEGKMKATVIAGQEIVVQAEKVTLKKDQTSSVRNVSSEQIDILPVESMGQVINLQAGVVNGHFRGGRTSEVAYLIDGVEVTEAFGGEGRTVDLEPEAIQDLEVITGTFNAEYGDAMSGIVNAVTKAGGTKFHGSVSASFANYFTPHKDIFIGLKDTEFNRNQDYKLQLDGPIWKDRITFFTNFRYQDNKNYLNGVRRFRVDDFSNFMVNDPSMYYSEHNGDSAYVPMDRDENLSFMGKITIKPFSTLKTSFLYTYNKDHWRDYDHAFKYNPDGMGSSHRKTHMYSFNMNHMLSQKLFYELKLSYIDNYNGWYVYENPLDPRYVHDAYYNNAGPGFYTGGQQKSHSRHTMIDKNAKFDITWQVNKNHSLKSGFDYTAHDLDRRWSEIRNLYSGTPAEAEFYFDPERNKIVFPNYVPVIYPDSSIYSDIYRVKPIEYSAYIQDKMEFDEMVINFGIRYDYFHPKTYYPSQRRNPANQLEFPNNPEKMSTLLWADPKYQISPRFGLAYQLGKTALLHFSYGHFFQMPPMYAMYQNHSLQVAPTDYSTTMGDPQIKAQKTVQYEVGLWQELMKGMGLEVIVFYRDIYDLLSAKVISTFNQIEYGLYSNKDYGNVKGIELKYDFVYGPVSTYLNYTLQYTRGNADNPTQTFDRAGNNMDPINRLIPMSWDQRHTLNVTVGYNTPKYGATLTAYFNSGAPFTWSPIAESMLSRVNLYPNNSYRPSRYSVDLNGFYDIPIIRNLKARITLTVYNLLDRLNEEWVNAQTGRAYTAIIRPTDLASHRSNFNEYIDRVHNPAMYSAPRMVKLGMGIVF; encoded by the coding sequence ATGAAAACCAAAAAATTCCTCACTATCTGGTTTCTCCTTGTGCCATGTTTGGTGTTCAGCATCATAAGCCGAGGGCTTGCTCAGACAACTGGGAAAATTGCGGGCAAGGTTCATGACATTGACACCAAAGAACCTTTGGTGGGCGCCAATGTGGTCATCGAGGGGACTACAATGGGCGCAGCCGCCGGTCTCGATGGTAGCTTTTTCATCATTAATGTCCCTCCTGGTATTTATAATCTGAAAATAACGATGATCGGCTATGAAGCGGTTCGGATCGAAGGGCTTCAGGTCTCGGTCAATCGAACCTCCTATGTTGAGGGAAAAATGAAGGCCACGGTCATCGCTGGGCAGGAGATAGTCGTTCAAGCCGAGAAAGTAACGTTGAAAAAAGATCAAACCAGCTCGGTGCGCAATGTCTCCTCGGAGCAAATTGACATCTTGCCAGTGGAAAGCATGGGTCAGGTGATCAATCTGCAGGCAGGAGTCGTGAACGGCCATTTCCGCGGTGGGCGAACCTCCGAAGTCGCTTATCTAATCGATGGGGTCGAAGTGACTGAGGCGTTCGGGGGCGAGGGCCGCACGGTTGATCTCGAACCTGAGGCAATCCAGGATTTGGAAGTGATCACAGGGACGTTCAACGCCGAGTACGGGGACGCCATGAGCGGTATCGTCAATGCGGTCACCAAAGCCGGCGGCACGAAGTTCCATGGCTCTGTTTCCGCCAGCTTCGCGAATTATTTCACGCCGCACAAGGATATCTTCATCGGCTTGAAAGACACCGAGTTCAACCGCAACCAGGATTACAAGCTGCAATTGGACGGCCCAATCTGGAAGGACCGGATCACCTTCTTCACCAACTTCCGCTATCAAGACAACAAAAATTACCTCAACGGCGTTCGGCGCTTTCGCGTGGATGACTTCAGCAACTTCATGGTCAACGATCCCTCCATGTACTATTCTGAACATAATGGCGATAGCGCCTACGTGCCAATGGATCGAGATGAAAATCTCTCATTCATGGGCAAAATCACGATCAAACCATTTTCAACCCTCAAAACTTCATTCCTTTATACCTACAACAAAGATCATTGGCGGGACTATGATCATGCGTTTAAATATAATCCAGATGGAATGGGCTCATCTCATCGCAAGACCCACATGTATTCGTTCAACATGAACCACATGTTGTCCCAGAAACTATTTTATGAGCTCAAACTGTCTTACATCGACAATTACAACGGCTGGTATGTCTACGAAAACCCATTGGACCCCAGATATGTCCATGATGCCTATTACAATAACGCAGGCCCAGGATTTTACACTGGCGGTCAGCAGAAATCTCATAGCCGGCATACGATGATCGATAAAAATGCCAAATTCGATATCACATGGCAGGTAAATAAGAATCATTCTTTGAAAAGCGGCTTTGATTATACCGCACATGATTTGGACCGTCGTTGGTCGGAAATCCGAAATTTGTACTCAGGTACGCCAGCAGAAGCTGAGTTCTATTTCGACCCGGAGCGGAACAAGATCGTATTCCCAAATTATGTTCCGGTGATCTATCCTGATTCCTCCATCTATTCGGATATCTATCGAGTCAAACCCATCGAATATTCTGCCTACATTCAGGATAAGATGGAATTTGATGAGATGGTGATCAATTTCGGAATCCGATACGATTATTTTCATCCTAAGACCTATTATCCGTCTCAGCGCAGAAATCCAGCCAATCAGCTCGAGTTTCCGAATAATCCAGAAAAAATGAGCACGCTGCTCTGGGCAGATCCCAAGTATCAGATCAGCCCACGCTTTGGTTTGGCCTATCAATTGGGCAAGACCGCATTGCTCCATTTCAGCTATGGGCATTTCTTCCAGATGCCACCTATGTATGCCATGTATCAAAATCATTCGCTCCAGGTGGCGCCGACGGACTATTCCACCACTATGGGCGACCCTCAGATCAAGGCCCAAAAGACAGTGCAATATGAAGTTGGCCTGTGGCAGGAACTCATGAAAGGGATGGGATTGGAGGTGATCGTATTTTACCGTGATATTTACGATCTGCTCAGCGCCAAAGTAATCAGCACGTTCAATCAGATCGAATACGGGCTATATAGCAACAAGGATTACGGCAACGTCAAGGGAATCGAGCTCAAGTACGACTTCGTTTATGGTCCCGTCTCCACGTATTTAAATTACACGTTGCAATACACGCGTGGCAATGCCGATAATCCAACACAAACGTTTGATCGGGCTGGGAATAATATGGACCCGATCAACCGACTGATTCCAATGAGCTGGGATCAGCGCCATACGCTTAACGTGACGGTCGGATACAATACCCCCAAATACGGCGCGACCCTCACTGCATATTTCAACTCAGGCGCACCTTTTACCTGGAGCCCCATTGCTGAAAGTATGCTCTCGCGCGTCAATCTTTACCCCAATAATTCGTACCGACCAAGCCGATACAGCGTCGATTTAAACGGTTTTTATGATATCCCGATCATCCGAAATCTCAAGGCAAGGATAACACTGACCGTCTATAATTTGCTCGATCGGCTGAACGAGGAATGGGTGAATGCCCAGACTGGCCGGGCTTACACAGCGATCATTCGGCCGACCGATTTGGCAAGCCATCGCAGCAATTTTAATGAGTACATCGATCGGGTCCATAATCCAGCGATGTATTCGGCCCCGCGAATGGTGAAATTGGGAATGGGTATCGTATTTTAG